A window from Theobroma cacao cultivar B97-61/B2 chromosome 3, Criollo_cocoa_genome_V2, whole genome shotgun sequence encodes these proteins:
- the LOC18604415 gene encoding dihydropyrimidine dehydrogenase (NADP(+)), chloroplastic, producing the protein MASLNFTQLGHKSSNSFAEFALTRHAPPSFTRPTRVGFKVFASDSQAEPDLSVCVNGLQMPNPFVIGSGPPGTNYTVMKRAFDEGWGAVIAKTVSLDAAKVINVTPRYARLRAGANGSAKGQIIGWENIELISDRPLETMLKEFKQLKEEYPDRILIASIMEEYDKAAWEELIDRVEQTGIDAIEINFSCPHGMPERKMGAAVGQDCALLEEVCGWINAKATVPVWAKMTPNITDITQPARVALSSGCKGVSAINTIMSVMGINLDTLRPEPCVEGYSTPGGYSCKAVHPIALAKVMSIAKMMKLEFNDKEYSLSGIGGVEKGDDAAEFILLGADTVQVCTGVMMHGYGLVKQLCAELKDFMKKHNFSSINDFRGASLQYFTTHTDLVRRQKEAIQKRKAVKKGLQSDKDWTGDGFVKETESMVSN; encoded by the exons ATGGCATCTCTGAATTTCACTCAACTTGGTCACAAGAGCAGCAACTCCTTTGCTGAATTTGCTCTGACTCGCCATGCTCCTCCCAGTTTCACTCGTCCCACTCGAGTTGGTTTCAAGGTCTTTGCTTCGGATTCTCAAGCAGAGCCTGATTTGAGCGTGTGTGTGAATGGGCTCCAAATGCCCAATCCATTTGTGATCGGATCGGGTCCACCGGGAACCAATTACACCGTCATGAAGAGAGCCTTCGATGAAGGCTGGGGTGCTGTGATAGCCAAAACT GTGTCACTAGATGCTGCCAAGGTTATCAATGTAACTCCTAGGTATGCCCGGCTACGAGCAGGAGCAAATGGCTCAGCCAAAGGACAGATAATTGGGTGGGAGAACATCGAACTCATCAGTGACAGGCCTCTTGAAACtatgttaaaagaatttaagcAACTGAAAGAAGAATATCCAGACAGGATTCTCATTGCATCTATTATGGAGGAATATGACAAAGCTGCCTGGGAAGAACTTATTGATCGAGTTGAGCAAACTGGGATT GATGccattgaaattaatttctcatGCCCTCATGGCATGCCTGAGCGTAAAATGGGTGCTGCAGTGGGGCAAGATTGTGCTCTGTTGGAGGAAGTTTGTGGATGGATAAATGCAAAAGCAACTGTTCCTGTGTGGGCAAAGATGACTCCTAACATCACTGACATCACACAG CCAGCCAGGGTGGCTTTAAGTTCAGGATGCAAGGGGGTATCTGCTATTAATACAATCATGAGTGTGATGGGAATCAATCTTGATACTTTACGTCCTGAGCCTTGTGTTGAGGG CTACTCAACTCCTGGGGGCTATTCTTGCAAAGCAGTCCATCCTATTGCACTTGCAAAAGTGATGAGCATTgcaaaaatgatgaaattggAATTTAATGACAAGGAGTACTCACTTTCTGGCATTGGGGGTGTTGAGAAAGGGGATGATGCTGCTGAATTTATTCTTCTTGGAGCAGATACTGTGCAG GTCTGTACGGGTGTTATGATGCATGGCTATGGCCTTGTGAAGCAACTCTGTGCAGAGCTCAAGGATTTCATGAAGAAGCATAATTTCTCATCAATAAATGATTTCAGAGG GGCTTCCCTTCAATATTTTACAACTCATACAGATTTAGTGCGAAGGCAGAAAGAAGCAATTCAAAAGAGGAAAGCTGTTAAGAAAGGTTTGCAGTCTGACAAAGACTGGACAGGAGATGGCTTTGTGAAAGAGACTGAGAGCATGGTTTCTAACTAA